The stretch of DNA CCATTTCCTTGCCGactctccctccatccatccctttTTGGAACAAGTCTTAGTTCTTGCTTGGAAACACAGCTCCTTTGAGAAGTCTTCACTCACAAGTGCCTCTCACACAGCACATTCTATTCTCAgtatctgcctgtctgcctaaTCCAGCCTAGGgcatgggagggagggagtctgTGTTAGTAGTCTTTGAGCTATGGATGCACACTGTAGTCATCAAATGGAGAGAGGTTTTTACTTATAAATCAAATCCAAGAAATATAAACCTTAAAATGGAAAGCTTTGAAAAGAGAAGATGCCTTTACTCTGTAGCAATCCTTCCCACAGAAGAAATTGCACTGAGCCCTTAAGTGGCAGCAGAAAACTGGTATAAAGAAAGGTTTAAATCAGAGGAAATAGTTAACTGTATTTgatttaaaatatcatatttaaaCTATACACCTAAGATGTAAAGAACTAGAAAATCTGACATCCCTACTTGACCCTGATGTTTGTGGAAcagtgaaaagaaataaatgagagcAGATTCTGCCTCATGGTTCCAGGGTGGACAGTATACGAAgcagaagaacagaaagaagacaggaaaacgAAAAGGAGGGGCTTCCACAGAAAAAGCAGGTGATCTGTGACTAGCCAGGAACTCAGCCTTTACGGCACTGCCCCACTCCCTCAGCAATGGGCAACAGAGCTAACTGCTTTTGGCTGAGTGATCCTCAGTCACAATGATTCAATGCCAGAATACAACCAACCCTATTCCTGAACAAAAATCATAACTTTCTTGAAAGAAACAAACTTTTCAAAACCTTCTTCAAACACTTCTTTACTTATGCTTTACTTTTTGAGGAAAAAACTATATAAACAGTAAACTGTCTAATAAAAACTCTTTCTGTTAATTCCAACTGGGTTCTCATCATAACTGCAGCCACACTTacaaacacacccacatataTCCAAATATCCAAAGCCTACAATCACCAAGATTAAAATGAAGTCAATGCTACAAATGAAAAATCATGTTTTCCCCATGACCATTCTTTCTGACTCTCAGAAATTGAAGGGGGTGTGCTGAAGACGATGGGCAGTGCTGGCTACTCTTACAAGCAGCTGGATAAATGGAAGAGCTCACTTCACTGCTCTGACATACAATGAGCATGTGGCAACTAGAACAGACGTGGTTTACTTCCTGAGATGGACAGACAGCCGACCAACACAGGAAGGTTACAATTCCCATTTTTCTAAGGACCAAAATCAGCTGCTTCCGCACCATAAGTCAGGTCTTTATACGTGATCAGAATTCCCTAGCAAGTTATAGATCAATACACCAAGCCCCACACATCACAGGGTATGAACTTTGAACATCAGGAATCAAAATAATGAATACGCACCCTAAAATGTTCCAAAGGCTGAAGTTCCATAATTACATGAACAATGAGATATCCTAAAGTACAGTGATTCAAAAGCATATTCTTTCCCATAGAaagctatttctttttctctttgtagctgaaAATCAAGACAGTTATAACACAACTAACACTTTGCATAAATCAAATAAGCAATTTTGCTTTGTGTGAAAATGctataaattataaagaaatacaaaCCTAGTTACAAAGTAATAGCACTATGATTATGGTAATTTATAATTATCttaaaacagaattaaaatgcaaaatacattCAGCCCCAAGCATGCAGACAAACACGTTATTGGCAGAGAATAGTAAAGTTACCTTTCGCTCATGAGCTCATCTGAGACTTTTTGTTCTTCGTACTCCATTTTGTCTTTATTGGTCTGGCTTATTTCTTCACTTTCCaaacctcctccttcctcttgggTTTTTGGTCCTTGTCTAATCACTTTCAACttcctttttttaactttattccgGGTAAACTCTGGATATTGGTAAGCTCTATCGTTGTCCATGTCCTGATCTCTACAGCCTTCAGGCAGCTGGGTCATTGTCCTTTTGCTAGAGATGTCCTGCGGGAGATCCACTGCCATGCGCTTCACTTTCCTCCTACGGCGGAGAGTTCTGTTCCCAAGGTTGTCCACAGCAAAATCAGACTCATGCCACAGAAGTCTTTTACCTCGAACACCGTTATTTAAGTTGGAAGATGGCCTGCGCTTTGCCACTAACATTTGGTCATCAGAGTCACTATGATCTTTCTTACTGTTGTGTGTCTCTCTGTAGTCCTTACTTGGTTCTTCTAAACTAGAATCAGAGCCTTCACTTAAGCAGTGACCTGTCTCCCAAGGGTGGTGAACATTATAGGACCTAcgcttcctccctctccttttcctggCCTGGCGTTTCAGAGGGCAAGACAGATTTCGAGAATGATCTCCGGTTTCAGCAAACCCACCTCGGGCTTGCTCAGAGCTCTCTTCCAGTGCAGAGACAAGATCGTGAACAAGCTCTTCCATTGTTCGGCTGAAATGCCTGAATGTTTTAGAGAATGAGAAATAAAGTCACTTGGTGCTAACCTAGTTCTCCACACAAGCATTTCACTCTAAACACAGCTATAATTAATATCCTTGAAAAGAAAGGCATATGATTGCACTATTCAAAGTCTCACATGTTCAGTCTGATCCCTTCCTTAACACACTTCTTGCATAaatcttgttgttttgttttaattagacATAGGAATGGCTGGGTGAGAAGGCACACACCTATCTATAAGCCTAGCcctcaggaaactgagacagaagaattaagcttaagtttgaggtcagtctgggataCACGGCAGGGCCTGTCTTAAAGATAAATTCCTAACACTGAAATCACTTCAAGACAAGTTAAATACAGTATCAACTGGTTGGGGCAGAGGGGGTGGGTGATCAGTAGGTTAAGTTCTTGCTGCATAAGCATGAAGATCTACATttaggtccccagcacccacttaaagctggacatggtgttgcgcacctgtaaccccagcactccggcagagacaggcagattctgtgggctcgctggccagccagttagaaaatagcaagctccaggttgaatgacagactctgtctcaaaaagaataaggtggagaaatGATTGAGGAGTACCTTCAGATGTCAATATCTGTCTGGCATCCACATGCAACCACatgggtgaacacacacacacacacacacacacacacacacacacaggatcccagaattttttaatgattattaTGTAAGCATGGGAAACATTCTTCTAATAAATCACTGTTTCTCACTTGCCCATTTTCTAACCCCAACTACTTTTAAACTGTCTCAGTCCCTTCCCTCCCTAAGTTAGCTCCTAAGGAAAGGAGGAATAGAACCTTCTACTTCCCACACGCTTTGCCTCATCACTGTCATAATATCAGATGTAGATGGACAGGGATTTCCAAAATGTGTATCAGATGTAAAAAGGAAGTTTAACCAAACAGTGGGCATATCTCTAAGCCACTAAGCACTCACAAACAGGTGATAGAGAAACTACTCCGTTCCAAACTGGCCCCTCAGTGGTCCATAAGGGCCATCCTTAACACACTCTGAAGTGGTCTCCTATCTTTCTGGTCAGCAAGCATAAGCAACTGTGGTGTTTTGGAGCTTTAATAAATTACATAGTTCtttccaaattcagttcccagtgatGTTAAATTTGT from Peromyscus eremicus chromosome 15, PerEre_H2_v1, whole genome shotgun sequence encodes:
- the Gpatch2 gene encoding G patch domain-containing protein 2 isoform X7; its protein translation is MFGAAGRPAIGAAAAAGKSWHFSRTMEELVHDLVSALEESSEQARGGFAETGDHSRNLSCPLKRQARKRRGRKRRSYNVHHPWETGHCLSEGSDSSLEEPSKDYRETHNSKKDHSDSDDQMLVAKRRPSSNLNNGVRGKRLLWHESDFAVDNLGNRTLRRRRKVKRMAVDLPQDISSKRTMTQLPEGCRDQDMDNDRAYQYPEFTRNKVKKRKLKVIRQGPKTQEEGGGLESEEISQTNKDKMEYEEQKVSDELMSESDSSSLSSTDAGLFTNDEGRQGDDEQSDWFYEKESGGACGIAGVVPWWEKEDPAELDRNVSDPVFESILSGSFPLMSHPGRRGFQARLSCLHGMPSKNIKKSGGAPPSMTSAPGPVSNKRMVHFSPDAHHHDHWFSPGARTEHGQHQLLRDNRAERGHKKNCSVKTASRYSCTITELSGVDSREGKQACI
- the Gpatch2 gene encoding G patch domain-containing protein 2 isoform X6; translation: MFGAAGRPAIGAAAAAGKSWHFSRTMEELVHDLVSALEESSEQARGGFAETGDHSRNLSCPLKRQARKRRGRKRRSYNVHHPWETGHCLSEGSDSSLEEPSKDYRETHNSKKDHSDSDDQMLVAKRRPSSNLNNGVRGKRLLWHESDFAVDNLGNRTLRRRRKVKRMAVDLPQDISSKRTMTQLPEGCRDQDMDNDRAYQYPEFTRNKVKKRKLKVIRQGPKTQEEGGGLESEEISQTNKDKMEYEEQKVSDELMSESDSSSLSSTDAGLFTNDEGRQGDDEQSDWFYEKESGGACGIAGVVPWWEKEDPAELDRNVSDPVFESILSGSFPLMSHPGRRGFQARLSCLHGMPSKNIKKSGGAPPSMTSAPGPVSNKRMVHFSPDAHHHDHWFSPGARTEHGQHQLLRDNRAERGHKKNCSVKTASRQTSMHLGSLCTGDIKRRRKAAPLPGPTTAEREMIYIGTVK
- the Gpatch2 gene encoding G patch domain-containing protein 2 isoform X8, which produces MFGAAGRPAIGAAAAAGKSWHFSRTMEELVHDLVSALEESSEQARGGFAETGDHSRNLSCPLKRQARKRRGRKRRSYNVHHPWETGHCLSEGSDSSLEEPSKDYRETHNSKKDHSDSDDQMLVAKRRPSSNLNNGVRGKRLLWHESDFAVDNLGNRTLRRRRKVKRMAVDLPQDISSKRTMTQLPEGCRDQDMDNDRAYQYPEFTRNKVKKRKLKVIRQGPKTQEEGGGLESEEISQTNKDKMEYEEQKVSDELMSESDSSSLSSTDAGLFTNDEGRQGDDEQSDWFYEKESGGACGIAGVVPWWEKEDPAELDRNVSDPVFESILSGSFPLMSHPGRRGFQARLSCLHGMPSKNIKKSGGAPPSMATNWTSEIPL